One window from the genome of bacterium encodes:
- a CDS encoding cystathionine gamma-synthase — translation MNHNREKMHFNTACIHAGVEPEPVTGAIMTPIFQTSTYVQPELGVHKGYEYSRTGNPTRAALQNALAALEGGRYGLCFASGMAAADALFSTLKSGDHVLVCDDVYGGTYRVLKNVREKQGIRSDFVDFSDLTRVEKQIRPETKWIWIESPTNPLLKIIDIRGVAELARNRGVRLAVDNTFMTPYFQKPLELGADLVMHSLTKYLNGHSDLVMGCLIVNDDALCEELQFVQNAVGGVPAPFDCFLVLRGLKTLAVRMQRHQENAFDVAGVIEGRREVNWVRYPGLRSHPQHELGKKQTTGFGGMVSFELADGLEAAKKFISGLRLFALAESLGGVESLCDHPAIMTHASVPQAEREKLGISDGLIRLSVGIEDSADLLADLERALSKLR, via the coding sequence ATGAATCACAACCGCGAAAAAATGCATTTCAACACCGCCTGCATTCACGCCGGAGTCGAGCCGGAACCGGTGACTGGCGCGATCATGACTCCAATCTTTCAGACGTCTACCTACGTGCAACCCGAACTCGGAGTCCACAAAGGCTACGAATACTCGCGCACCGGCAACCCCACCCGCGCGGCTCTCCAAAACGCGCTGGCCGCTCTCGAAGGTGGCCGCTACGGGCTTTGCTTTGCGAGCGGAATGGCCGCCGCCGATGCGCTGTTTTCCACGCTGAAGTCCGGCGATCACGTGCTCGTCTGCGATGACGTATACGGCGGAACCTACCGCGTGCTCAAGAACGTTCGCGAAAAGCAGGGCATTCGTTCCGACTTCGTGGATTTTTCCGATCTGACGCGGGTCGAAAAACAAATCCGCCCGGAAACGAAATGGATCTGGATCGAATCGCCCACCAATCCATTACTGAAAATCATTGACATTCGCGGCGTGGCTGAACTCGCGCGCAACCGCGGCGTTCGACTGGCGGTGGACAACACGTTCATGACGCCGTACTTTCAGAAACCGCTCGAGCTTGGCGCGGACCTCGTTATGCACAGTCTGACCAAGTATCTGAACGGCCACAGTGATCTGGTGATGGGCTGCCTGATCGTGAATGACGACGCGCTCTGCGAAGAACTCCAGTTCGTGCAGAACGCGGTCGGCGGCGTGCCCGCGCCGTTCGATTGCTTTCTCGTCCTGCGCGGACTGAAAACCCTCGCCGTCCGCATGCAGCGTCATCAGGAGAACGCTTTCGACGTGGCCGGCGTTATCGAGGGCCGCCGGGAAGTGAACTGGGTTCGCTATCCCGGACTGCGCTCGCATCCCCAGCATGAACTCGGAAAGAAGCAAACCACCGGCTTCGGCGGCATGGTCAGCTTTGAGCTGGCGGACGGACTGGAAGCGGCCAAGAAATTCATTTCCGGCCTGCGGCTGTTCGCGCTGGCGGAATCGCTCGGGGGAGTGGAGTCACTTTGTGATCACCCGGCGATTATGACCCACGCTTCCGTACCGCAAGCAGAGCGCGAAAAACTGGGTATCAGCGATGGCCTTATCCGGTTATCGGTGGGTATTGAGGACTCCGCCGATCTGCTGGCCGACCTCGAGCGAGCGCTCTCCAAATTGCGTTGA
- a CDS encoding response regulator produces MAILSVDDSTTIRRIVKRSVDEMGMEVLEAADGAQALKLLEEKTADIQLVILDWNMPGMTGLDVLKTIKADPRYKNIVVMMLTSEADQNCVVEALKAGAQNYLTKPFDGKMLALKIQESLGLGAKA; encoded by the coding sequence ATGGCGATTCTCTCGGTAGACGACTCGACGACCATCCGCCGGATCGTCAAACGCAGTGTGGACGAGATGGGCATGGAGGTGCTGGAAGCTGCCGATGGCGCTCAAGCCCTCAAGTTGCTCGAGGAAAAAACGGCCGATATTCAACTGGTAATTTTAGACTGGAATATGCCGGGCATGACCGGACTTGACGTGCTGAAGACGATCAAGGCCGATCCCCGCTACAAGAATATTGTGGTTATGATGCTGACCTCCGAAGCCGACCAGAATTGTGTCGTCGAGGCACTGAAAGCCGGTGCCCAGAACTACTTGACCAAGCCGTTTGACGGCAAGATGCTTGCCCTGAAAATCCAAGAGAGCCTCGGCTTGGGCGCCAAGGCCTGA